CTGCTCTTTCCTTGTCTTGATGTCGCGATTGACCTCCTGAAGGCTCTGAGCAATATCTTCCGCAAGGATATGCTGTTTATTAAGGTCATCAGTTAGAACCTTGAGCTTTGCATAGTCTGTCATATCGCTGCTGAATCTCTTCTGGAATTCATGCTCAAGTTTTCTCAGTTCTTCCTTTTCCGCAAGGGGAACTGTTGAAGGCTCCAGAAATATGCGAATGACCATGAATATGAATGCTCCGATTGCGCCTCCGATCATAAGGTTCCAGTGAAGAAAACTCCCCGCAACAGCAACCGCCAGGAAACCGAGTATCACTATCATGAGGATCATATTGAACTTTGGCCGTTTTGACTGTTTTTCCATGATTCCGCGGTAAATTTCATTCGCAGTATTTGCCCACTTATAGTCTTCCTCGCTTTTTTTGAATTCTTTCAGCTTGTTTTCCCTGTTTGATATGCCCGTGTATTTCTCGCGGAGGATATTAATATCGGTTTCCTGCTGCTGCAGATCTTTCTCCGTTGGCTGATTGTCTCTTTTAACTTTGAGCTGCTGAAGCCTTGTTTCCGAATTCAGTGCATGATGGCGCTTTGCCTTCTCCAGCTCTTTTATATCTTTCTTGAGCTTCATCTCCTCTTTCTTAAGTGAACTGATAGTTCCAAGTGAAGCGTTCTCGTCTATTTCACTCCTTAAAGAGGAAAGGTGGTTTCTTTCTTCTATTATTTCACTTCTCTTTTTTATCAACCCTCTGGAAGCGCCTTCTATGATATCAAAAGCGATATGAGCTTCTCTGATGGTCTGGCTGATGTTCTTCTCAATCTGATCAAGGGTTCCTTCCCCTGAAAGAAAGGTTTTAAGAACATCTCTTCCAACACCATCTCTTGTATCAGAGAGTCTTGTCTCTCCGGCACGAATGACCATAAGCCGGGAGAAATCCTGGGGAAGATTTGCGGCTGAGTACCTGTAGTCCTCCAGTTTTATGCCTGATTTATTGAATTCAGTCACTCCCCTTTCAAGTCCGGAGACAGTGACTTTACCAGCGGGTTCCCATTCCCGGATGGTCGATGCTTTATCTTTTGTTCTTCTGAGTATCCAGGGTGTATTCTTACCCGTGCTGAAAAGGAACTTTATCAGGGATTCAACTACATAGGTTTTTCCCGTTTCATTATACCCGTAGATCAGGTTCAGGTCTGCGGGTTTCATGTCAAAATCCTTCTTGAGGGGGCCTCCGCGGTTGATATTGATTCTCTCTATTCTGATGCCCATCAGGAAGCCCCCTCACTGTAAATAACCGAAAGAGCGGCTTCAATCACCCTGTCCAGCTCCGGTTCATCACCGCCGAAGTTCCACTCCAGTTCTTCTATAATCCTGGTGGTTCTTTCGGCGATAGCGCTTCTGCGACTGTCACCGGCGTATTTAAGCGCACTTATATCGGGTTCTTCATCCTTGAAGAAGGCGAAGCCGTTGAAGGCCCCCCTGAGAGCGTTCAGTACCGCGTCTCTGTCGGATGAGTATCCTGCAGCACTTATGCGGATACGGGCTTTACCTTTATTCTTCTTTGCGAGGTTCCAGCCCTTTATCCTTGATTCTGCTTCTGCGAGGAGTCTCGGTATCTCATCAGAACCTGGAATGATCACAAATTTCTCCTGGAAGTAGATAACTTCCGTATTTATAGTGCGAGGGGTTACGATTCCACTTGATGTTTCGAAAACAAGATATCGTCTCGATCCTGTTTCGTTGATATCCAGTCCGCACGGAGAACCGGGATAGAAGAGGTTCTTGTAATTCGTGGGCTTATGAATATGACCGAGAAAGACTTTCCATGGATTCAGGCGGTCAAGGTCTTTCCTGTATAGAGGCATATAGGTGCCAGCTTCATAGGAATTGCGTTCCTTCAAGCCTCCATAAAAATCTCCATGCCCTATCAGTACCCATCTGATGCGGCTTATACTGCTTTCCAGCCCTGCAAGGTTCTCACCCATCCCTGTCTTCTCCATGTAGGGGATGAAGATGAAATGAACTCCATCGAATTCAACCGCTTTGGTTGATGTGTAAATGTTGATACTGTCAGCCGCAATTGCCTTGCTGGAGATACCCGAATCATGATTACCCGGAATGATATGAATCTTTATCTTCTTGTATGCTTTGCACAGTTCTTCGAAATGTGAGTAATCCTGATAGCCGGAATCAAAAAGATCGCCGGCTATTATGAGAGTATCAATCTTATCCTTCTTCAGCTGAGCAAGTATATTCTCCAAAGCACTGTACCGTTCCGGATGGTCATCCTTCTTCGATAGGTGCACATCGGCTGTTATGGCCAGTTTCATATCAACTCCATACTACTACTGATAATATGTACATCTTAAGACCCCCGTTAGATAGGATTCAGTATACGATTGAAAGCGGTGTGAGTAAAGTATGCCTGAAATAAACCCGGTGGATTATCTTTTCATGACCGCGAAGGCGTCTTCAGCTCTATCGAAATCAGAACCTGGAGTTTCAGTAATCCCCGGAATGTTGTTGAATACTTCCATCGAAGCCAGGAATTGGAGAGGTTCCAATCCAATAAATCCTTCTCCGATTCTTGCGTGACGGTCCAGCCTGCTGCCGAGTTCTTTTTTCGAGTCGTTGACGTGAAACGCTTTTATCTTCTCAAGGCCGACAACTTCATCAAATTCCTGGATGGTTATCGAGACAGCATCATTGGATGAAAGGTCGTATCCGGCAGCGAAAGCATGACATGTGTCAAAACAGATCCCTGTTCTGTCAGGCATATCCGTGAGTTTGAGCAGCTTATCGAGTTGCTCGAATGAGTAACCCAGAGTTGTTCCCTGACCTGCGGTGTTCTCGAAAAGAATGGCAGTGTCTTCAGGTCCGTCGGTGAGGATTGTCCTGACAGAGGCAGCTATCTTCTCTATTGCCTGATCCTCACCCGCGTTGAGATGCGCTCCTGGGTGCATTACCAGCCAGTGAATGCCCAGCCTGTGCATTCTCGTCAGTTCTTCTCCAAGAGCCCTGGCGGACAGCCAGGGAACTCTGCTTTTTGTTGAAGAGAGATTGATAAGGTATGAAGCATGTGAGATAATGGTAAGGGTTTCATCTTCCCCGAATTCCTTTTCTTCCTCCTGCGTGACCGGACGGCCTTTCCATTGTTTCTGGTTTGAAGTGAAGATCTGACCGGATACCAGTCTGAGTTCATGAAGTGTTGAAAGAGCATTGACAAGACCGCCATTAACAGACACATGAATTCCGGGGAGCATATGATCCTTTCAGTTCAAGAGTCTGATCCTGTCAGAGGCAGGTTTTTATAAACAATTCACGGTTGATAGCGCATTTTTCAGCAAGCTCGCTTCTTTTAACCACAAGTGTCTGTGCAATATCCTTCGAAGACATCCAGGTTCTGTCCAGAAGAGAAAGCAATTCAACATCCCATTGATCCGAAGAGGGATCAACAGTAAGATTCGGGATTCCCGCCTCCTCCATAAACCTGTATCCCTTTGATGCATACGGAATAGAGATAGGTACAGTTCCCGTGACAACTGAAAGAATGGCTCCGTGAAGCGGAATGGTAAGGAAAACCCTGCATTCGGCTATCTTCATCATGAAGCTGTGAATTCCCGTGGGCATTACCACAGCAGCCCGGTCGCTGTGCTTCATCATCGCCATCACTGCTTCGCACTCAATATCATCCGAATTGGAAAGGCTGCCGGTATGAAAGGGAAAGAAGCGGATCTCTCCTCCGTGGGAGTCGATATGATTATCGAGCAGACGGGCCCATTTTTTTCGAAGACCGGATACATCGGGTTCACGATATAATCCAAGTTTCCTTCGGATCTCCAGAGGAAGCAGTTTACCCTGCCTGTTAGTCACATTCCTGATGGCAACACCGAGTATGTCACCCGGATTATGAGGCTGGGCAAAATCGCCGGCAAAGGTAAACGTAGAATCAGATGAGAGCTTTACTCTGTCCGGGTTCAGACCGAGATGAAGCAGCAGGTCAAGTGAAGGTTTATCTCTTACCGTAATACCACTGCAGTATCCAAGCCATTTGCGAAGCTGACCCGGTGTCCATCTGGCAAGCTCTTTCCCCTGACCAACTCCGATTGACCATGCAAAGGCAGGTTTTCCCAGACGTCTGGCAAGTCTGAAAGGATGCAGGTTATAAGGAGTGTAGAGCAATGAGGAAATATCCTGCGCAATCTCACCCCCTCCGACTATTACAATGTCAGCCCAGCGTACTCCCATGGACATAGCACGGAGTCTGCCTTCATTGACATCAAATGAAACCGCGTTAAAATCCTTCTTCGTCTTGTCCGGAACAGCGGACATAACGCCGATCTGGATGTCTCCTATGGAGGATAGATCTTTTACCTGCGATGAAAATATCGCTTCATCACCGACATTGGAGCCTGCTTTCTCAAGCTGTCCCCATGAGGATGTAAATACTCTGGTCATATTCACCCGAACTGCTCTATCAATCCCTGTAACCGAAAGCCCTCAGAGTTTCAGCCATCTGCCTGAGCCTGCGGTCAACCTTGCCGTAAATAGTATCTGCCGGATACATGCCGTCAGGCATTAATTCCCCGGCTTCCATTCCGGTCAGGTGTTCAATTCCTTCTTCTATGGTTTTGATAGGATAAATATGGAACACACCTTTTCTAACCGCTTCTATAACGTCATCTCGAAGCTGGAGATCCTCAATGTTCGCAACGGGAATCATCACTCCCTGTGTTCCGGTAAGCCCCTTTTTGCTGCAGACACGGAAGAAACCTTCTATTTTCTCGTTTACTCCGCCTATAGCCTGAATCTCTCCGAACTGATTGACAGATCCGGTTACCGCAAGGTCCTGTCTTATGGGAATATCTGACAGAGCGCTTAGAAGAACATACAGTTCGGTGGAAGATGCGCTATCCCCGTCAACTCCGCCATAACTCTGTTCGAAAACGATGCTCGCGGAAAGTGAAAGAGGGTATTCTCTGGCGAATTTACCCTGAATGTATCCGGATATGATCAGCACTCCCTTTGTATGAGTTGTTCCTGAAAGGTCAGATTCCCGTTCAACGTTGATGAGTCCCTTTCTTCCGGCAGAAACCCTTGTGGTTATCCTGGCGGGGAGCCCGAACGCGTAATCGACGCCCTGGTAAACTGCAAGGCCATTCACCTGTCCTATTTTCCTGCCTTCGGTATCTATCATAATTACATTGTCTAATATCCGTCTTGTCGCGTATGTCTGACCCAGATTAAGACGGTATATCTTTTCTTGAATGGTTTTCTTCACATGTTCAGAGTTCACGGTATCCGCGCCCTCCTGCTTCGCGAAGTAGCAGGCCTGACGGAGATAATCGGTTACTCTGTTGAATTCGATTGAGATCCGATCATTTCGCCCCGCCATGCGAACGCTTTCCTCTGCTACGGCTGCAACCGCGCTTGCATCCATAGGCGCCAGCTTCTCAGTCTGGACTATCCCCGCTATGACATTGGCAAAATCACGGATATTCTCTTTAGTAACCTCCATTGTAAAATCAAATGCAGCTCTTATTCTGAAAAGAAGGCCGAATTCAGGTTCGTATGATGCCAGAAGACTGTACAGCTTTGAAGTACCCATCAGTATGACTTTAACCTTGGTGTCTATAGGTTCCGGATGAAGGTTAACAGGATAAAGCCCGAGTGGATCCTGATTTCTGATTACAGTGGTTCCGTTCCTGAGTGTCTGTATAAGCTGCTGCCACAGTTCCGGCTGCCTGACAAGATCAAGCGCGTTCATTATCAGATAGCCTCCATCAGCTTTATGAATGGCACCTGGTCTGATCATCGTGTGATCGCTGTAGGGCTTTCCCTCGACAACAATTCTGTCAATACTTCCGAAGAGACTGTTGGAATCAGGGAACTGTTCAATTACTATGGGACGTTTTGTTTTCCCTGCATTATCAAGAATGAGATTTGGAGTGAAGAGTACATATGGGTCCTTATCGGTCGTACTGTTCGCGAAATCATTCAGATTTTCCAGTATAAGCTCTACAACGGATTCACACCACCTGTCAGCCTTGTTATCACCGATTTCAATCAGATTGGAGATAATTCCTGATATCGTCGGTTTGACAAGCCGCTGGTACATCTTTTCCAGTCTCATCTGAATCTCGAGTTCCATATCTCTCGTCTGTCTGAAAGCGGCTGTGAGTTTCTTGAAAATATCCTCGTGCAGCTTTACGTATTTCTTGATATCCTCAGCCGAGAGTTTTCCCTCATCCTTCATCTTTTCGAGTGTATCGAAAGTTACAGGTTCTTCGTCGATAACCGGAAGCACATCCGGTCTGAATTCACCCGGAGCCACAGGCACATTGACTATGGTGAAGCCGGCATCTTCAGCCTCCTTCTTCACCAGATCCATTACCTCCTGTTTCCGCGCCTGATAGGATTCCCTGATCACCCTGGTTTCCAAATCAGCTTTTTCACTGCTGAGAACGGTTGGGATATTGCTTTTAAGAAGCTGGACACACTCTTCCAGAGCTTCAACAAAGCGGAGGCCATCTCCTGCTGGAAAGGTGAGAGCGACAGGATTTCTGGGCTGCTCCATATTGCGTACGAAAATTATGTCACGCAGATCCTCTGTAGTTCTATCGATACGGTCCAGAATCCTTTTCACTGTGCTTTCACGACCGGTGCCGGACACACCTGTTACAAACATGTTATAACCGATGGAGGATATCTCCAGGCCCAGCTCCAGAGCTTTTACAGCGCGGTCCTGACCCACGATATCACCTGTGGGTTCCAGATCATCCGTGGTCTTGAATCCAAGAGCCTTCAAAGGACACTTCCACTTCAGGTCCCCAGGCTTGAGTGAGTAGACAGCCATCTCAGTATCCCTCCTGATTCATTAGAATCTCACTTCCCCGGAGGCTCAGGCTCCAGAGGTTTGATTGAAAACGGTCCCGGATCTACGGTAAATGCCCTGAGTCTGCCTCCGTGTTCCACTTTTCCCCTTATTATAATTGTAGCTTCCGTTCGAATAAGAATGTCCTCCGCCCGGCGGAAGAGTGGAGAAGGGAGAAATACATCGGCAACTCCAGTGTTATCTTCAAGCATAAGGAAACCAGCGTCAGCGGCAAGTCTCCGTCCGGTAATATATCTTCCCCATACTCTCGTCATTCCTGATGAGCGTATATCTTCCAGCGGTACTGTTCCGCCCGGTCTTGTTATCAGTTCCAGCGGTGACGCAGCAAGTGGAAGTCCCATCACACCGAGTTCCATAGAAACTCTTGTTCTGATAGAATAATCGGGAAGGTCCGGAGTACCCACCGGCATACCGGGAAAGAGTCCGCTATACCCCGCTTCCAGCTGCATCATAGCGAACGGCCCGGAAAATCCCAATTCGCGGCAGCAACCTGCTGCCGCCATGTTTCTGCAGAGCGCCAATCCGCAACCCGCCTTCAGCAGGTCAGACGGGTAACGGTACGGTCTGCCTTCTCTGAGCTTCTCGTACTCCCTGCTTCCCATACTCTTCATATGATGAAATCCCGGGATTATTTTTCCACCTCTCTCAAAGGAAAGCCATCTCCCGGTATTCACGCCCGGCGGTTCGAAGCTGATTCCAAGCCTTCTGGCTTCCTCTAGATAAACCCTGGTACGATAGAATCCGCCACCTGCCGCCATGACAGAA
The Candidatus Aegiribacteria sp. genome window above contains:
- a CDS encoding deoxyribonuclease IV, which codes for MLPGIHVSVNGGLVNALSTLHELRLVSGQIFTSNQKQWKGRPVTQEEEKEFGEDETLTIISHASYLINLSSTKSRVPWLSARALGEELTRMHRLGIHWLVMHPGAHLNAGEDQAIEKIAASVRTILTDGPEDTAILFENTAGQGTTLGYSFEQLDKLLKLTDMPDRTGICFDTCHAFAAGYDLSSNDAVSITIQEFDEVVGLEKIKAFHVNDSKKELGSRLDRHARIGEGFIGLEPLQFLASMEVFNNIPGITETPGSDFDRAEDAFAVMKR
- a CDS encoding metallophosphoesterase; amino-acid sequence: MKLAITADVHLSKKDDHPERYSALENILAQLKKDKIDTLIIAGDLFDSGYQDYSHFEELCKAYKKIKIHIIPGNHDSGISSKAIAADSINIYTSTKAVEFDGVHFIFIPYMEKTGMGENLAGLESSISRIRWVLIGHGDFYGGLKERNSYEAGTYMPLYRKDLDRLNPWKVFLGHIHKPTNYKNLFYPGSPCGLDINETGSRRYLVFETSSGIVTPRTINTEVIYFQEKFVIIPGSDEIPRLLAEAESRIKGWNLAKKNKGKARIRISAAGYSSDRDAVLNALRGAFNGFAFFKDEEPDISALKYAGDSRRSAIAERTTRIIEELEWNFGGDEPELDRVIEAALSVIYSEGAS
- a CDS encoding AAA family ATPase; this encodes MGIRIERININRGGPLKKDFDMKPADLNLIYGYNETGKTYVVESLIKFLFSTGKNTPWILRRTKDKASTIREWEPAGKVTVSGLERGVTEFNKSGIKLEDYRYSAANLPQDFSRLMVIRAGETRLSDTRDGVGRDVLKTFLSGEGTLDQIEKNISQTIREAHIAFDIIEGASRGLIKKRSEIIEERNHLSSLRSEIDENASLGTISSLKKEEMKLKKDIKELEKAKRHHALNSETRLQQLKVKRDNQPTEKDLQQQETDINILREKYTGISNRENKLKEFKKSEEDYKWANTANEIYRGIMEKQSKRPKFNMILMIVILGFLAVAVAGSFLHWNLMIGGAIGAFIFMVIRIFLEPSTVPLAEKEELRKLEHEFQKRFSSDMTDYAKLKVLTDDLNKQHILAEDIAQSLQEVNRDIKTRKEQISDRFRSMTGSTPAEEEWDSAIKIIKDKKADLENRIRSLENVLTRLDIPQEEYLETAAEVEWDNEALRHKHDELTMTEAKLNIEGLSLESLKSRLAGETAGNTTDTWEELLTALESKQGKVAEDYRSITAEILAKIEVCKTIDEFRNKENARIKSSLESEALTKPLLALTDRYSGVILTDEGNLNLISKTGDEFPLETLSTGASEQVHLALRTGFAELAMQQPAFLILDDAFQHSDWGRRKNLISHTLYMIKQGWQIFYFTMDDHIKELFMDAGKDLKKKFKSVELK
- a CDS encoding polysaccharide pyruvyl transferase family protein, which translates into the protein MTRVFTSSWGQLEKAGSNVGDEAIFSSQVKDLSSIGDIQIGVMSAVPDKTKKDFNAVSFDVNEGRLRAMSMGVRWADIVIVGGGEIAQDISSLLYTPYNLHPFRLARRLGKPAFAWSIGVGQGKELARWTPGQLRKWLGYCSGITVRDKPSLDLLLHLGLNPDRVKLSSDSTFTFAGDFAQPHNPGDILGVAIRNVTNRQGKLLPLEIRRKLGLYREPDVSGLRKKWARLLDNHIDSHGGEIRFFPFHTGSLSNSDDIECEAVMAMMKHSDRAAVVMPTGIHSFMMKIAECRVFLTIPLHGAILSVVTGTVPISIPYASKGYRFMEEAGIPNLTVDPSSDQWDVELLSLLDRTWMSSKDIAQTLVVKRSELAEKCAINRELFIKTCL
- a CDS encoding AAA family ATPase; the encoded protein is MAVYSLKPGDLKWKCPLKALGFKTTDDLEPTGDIVGQDRAVKALELGLEISSIGYNMFVTGVSGTGRESTVKRILDRIDRTTEDLRDIIFVRNMEQPRNPVALTFPAGDGLRFVEALEECVQLLKSNIPTVLSSEKADLETRVIRESYQARKQEVMDLVKKEAEDAGFTIVNVPVAPGEFRPDVLPVIDEEPVTFDTLEKMKDEGKLSAEDIKKYVKLHEDIFKKLTAAFRQTRDMELEIQMRLEKMYQRLVKPTISGIISNLIEIGDNKADRWCESVVELILENLNDFANSTTDKDPYVLFTPNLILDNAGKTKRPIVIEQFPDSNSLFGSIDRIVVEGKPYSDHTMIRPGAIHKADGGYLIMNALDLVRQPELWQQLIQTLRNGTTVIRNQDPLGLYPVNLHPEPIDTKVKVILMGTSKLYSLLASYEPEFGLLFRIRAAFDFTMEVTKENIRDFANVIAGIVQTEKLAPMDASAVAAVAEESVRMAGRNDRISIEFNRVTDYLRQACYFAKQEGADTVNSEHVKKTIQEKIYRLNLGQTYATRRILDNVIMIDTEGRKIGQVNGLAVYQGVDYAFGLPARITTRVSAGRKGLINVERESDLSGTTHTKGVLIISGYIQGKFAREYPLSLSASIVFEQSYGGVDGDSASSTELYVLLSALSDIPIRQDLAVTGSVNQFGEIQAIGGVNEKIEGFFRVCSKKGLTGTQGVMIPVANIEDLQLRDDVIEAVRKGVFHIYPIKTIEEGIEHLTGMEAGELMPDGMYPADTIYGKVDRRLRQMAETLRAFGYRD